The following coding sequences are from one Kallotenue papyrolyticum window:
- a CDS encoding peptidoglycan DD-metalloendopeptidase family protein, whose product MQPQDRALLRDHVPALEDASLVSSRRFRRFLYFFVRQHRLATHNTWSVLDRIRDGGATPALPLQPVAVSATQPLWRQVAIPPRWYGHLALLMLVLAAIMLRGLPNLALGMDWTQGATLATDHVAGPLDFEDLAGVQPPLVLEAPATRAAPTIAEVQDALQPLEQARPVAVSSAFVTTHVVAPGETLGQIAARYGVSALSLLMANEMRGGMLAIGQELRIPSVSGRPHVVAEGETVESIAQRYGVPTTTIRFFPANRLDSGRQPVPGEEIFIPGAEAVAGAPSESEAAAMGALPIGTVRDDETNVRSGPGTAYEKVGQLSSRTALALLGQHDGWYKVRGPDNLIGWISADLLIVADGVKQYVSTDVEVPPLPTPVPTAAPKPIEIAKPAAPAQAAKPQTPQRRVAGRWVWPAAGDLTSGFGYRSMRVGRFHNGIDIANRRGTPIRAARGGTVIAAGWCGGYGYCVKINHGDGFVTEYGHMAAQPSVRVGQWVDAGQYLGPMGMTYGAGGYASGVHLHFTVKLNGVAVNPLRYLP is encoded by the coding sequence GTGCAGCCCCAGGATCGGGCCTTGCTTCGGGATCACGTACCAGCCCTGGAAGATGCGTCGCTGGTCAGTAGCCGTCGATTCCGACGCTTCCTCTACTTTTTTGTTCGGCAACATCGCCTGGCGACTCACAACACCTGGTCGGTCCTGGACCGTATCCGGGATGGTGGCGCAACCCCAGCATTGCCGTTGCAGCCCGTTGCCGTCAGCGCGACGCAGCCGCTGTGGCGGCAGGTTGCCATCCCGCCGCGCTGGTATGGGCACCTCGCACTGCTGATGCTAGTACTGGCGGCGATCATGCTGCGCGGACTACCCAACCTGGCACTCGGCATGGACTGGACGCAGGGCGCCACCCTCGCCACCGATCATGTCGCCGGCCCACTTGATTTTGAAGATCTGGCCGGCGTACAGCCACCCCTGGTGCTGGAAGCGCCGGCGACGCGCGCCGCCCCAACGATCGCCGAAGTGCAAGACGCACTGCAGCCGCTGGAACAGGCGCGTCCGGTCGCCGTCAGCTCAGCCTTTGTCACCACCCACGTCGTCGCTCCCGGCGAAACCCTCGGTCAGATCGCTGCACGCTACGGTGTCTCAGCGCTCTCGCTGCTGATGGCCAACGAAATGCGCGGTGGCATGCTGGCGATCGGCCAGGAGCTGCGCATTCCCAGCGTCTCGGGGCGGCCCCACGTCGTCGCCGAGGGCGAAACGGTCGAGAGCATCGCGCAGCGCTATGGCGTCCCCACCACCACGATCCGCTTCTTCCCGGCCAACCGGCTGGATAGTGGCCGCCAACCGGTCCCAGGCGAAGAGATCTTTATTCCTGGGGCCGAGGCCGTCGCCGGCGCGCCAAGCGAGTCGGAAGCCGCGGCCATGGGCGCGCTGCCGATCGGCACGGTGCGCGACGATGAGACCAACGTGCGCAGCGGGCCGGGCACGGCCTATGAGAAAGTGGGGCAACTCTCATCACGCACGGCGCTGGCGCTGCTCGGCCAGCACGACGGCTGGTATAAAGTACGTGGCCCCGACAACCTGATCGGCTGGATCAGCGCCGACCTGCTGATCGTGGCTGACGGTGTCAAACAGTACGTCAGCACGGATGTGGAGGTGCCGCCGCTGCCGACACCCGTACCAACCGCTGCGCCCAAGCCGATCGAGATCGCCAAACCGGCTGCGCCGGCGCAGGCCGCCAAGCCACAAACGCCGCAACGCCGCGTCGCCGGGCGCTGGGTCTGGCCAGCAGCCGGCGATCTGACCTCGGGCTTCGGCTACCGCAGCATGCGCGTCGGGCGCTTCCACAACGGCATCGACATCGCCAACCGGCGTGGCACACCCATTCGCGCGGCGCGCGGTGGCACAGTGATCGCCGCGGGCTGGTGTGGTGGCTATGGCTACTGCGTCAAGATCAACCATGGCGATGGTTTCGTGACGGAGTATGGTCATATGGCAGCGCAGCCTAGCGTGCGCGTTGGCCAATGGGTCGATGCCGGCCAGTATCTTGGCCCCATGGGCATGACCTACGGCGCGGGCGGCTACGCCTCGGGCGTGCACCTGCACTTCACCGTCAAACTCAACGGCGTGGCGGTCAATCCACTGCGCTATCTGCCCTGA
- a CDS encoding phosphodiester glycosidase family protein has translation MNHLLLCRVLALLSVLLLGPSACVFQRRGAVDEGRAGPTPGSIPPDASDQGWQQVHHAMELRTLRLRAGATEGEVTVVRFDPAAYQLRVKYDVQHPGTVREWFEALQPLAVINGGYFDAQGRPTALVIFDGIRRGVSYEGFGGMVVINAQGQFELRSLSQQPFDENEALQQAMQSAPMLIQPGGQLAAIEDDDVDRSRRSVIARDRAGRTLLIVSRSPTFTLRELAQALHTSDLELDAALNLDGGRSTGLYLRTERASVAIDSYDRVPLVLVVEEPTGQARP, from the coding sequence ATGAACCACCTGTTGCTGTGCCGTGTGCTCGCGTTGCTCAGCGTCCTGCTGCTGGGGCCGTCGGCCTGTGTCTTCCAGCGCCGCGGCGCGGTGGATGAGGGTCGCGCCGGCCCCACGCCCGGCAGCATACCGCCGGACGCAAGCGACCAGGGCTGGCAACAGGTTCACCATGCCATGGAACTGCGCACACTACGCCTGCGCGCCGGCGCGACCGAGGGCGAGGTGACTGTGGTCCGCTTCGATCCGGCCGCCTACCAACTACGCGTCAAGTACGATGTGCAACATCCCGGCACGGTGCGCGAATGGTTTGAAGCGCTCCAACCGCTGGCGGTGATCAACGGCGGCTACTTCGACGCCCAGGGCCGCCCCACCGCCCTGGTGATCTTCGACGGCATCCGCCGGGGTGTCTCCTACGAGGGCTTCGGAGGCATGGTCGTGATCAACGCCCAGGGCCAGTTCGAGCTACGCTCGCTGAGCCAGCAGCCCTTTGACGAAAACGAAGCGCTGCAACAGGCGATGCAGTCCGCGCCGATGCTGATCCAGCCGGGCGGCCAGCTCGCCGCGATCGAGGATGATGACGTCGATCGCTCGCGCCGCAGCGTGATCGCCCGCGATCGTGCCGGCCGTACCCTGCTGATCGTCAGCCGCTCGCCAACCTTTACCCTGCGCGAGCTGGCCCAAGCGCTGCATACTTCCGACCTGGAGCTGGACGCGGCGTTGAACCTGGATGGCGGTCGCTCGACCGGCCTGTACCTACGCACAGAGCGCGCCAGCGTCGCGATCGACTCCTACGACCGTGTGCCGTTGGTCCTGGTCGTGGAAGAACCGACGGGCCAGGCCCGTCCCTGA
- the radC gene encoding RadC family protein: MASSYYLRIKELPPSEQPRERLRDYGPQALSDAELLAILLRVGVPGMNVVHLAQKLLSEHGGWIGLQRLSFEELTRIHGLGAAKAAQVKAALEIGRRLLLQQPEQRPQITSPADVASLLMVEMSHLEQEHLRVVLLNTKNYVLKIETVYIGSINSSAVRIGEVFKTALKQNAASIIVVHNHPSGDPTPSPEDVAVTRQLVEAGKLLDVELLDHLIIGHGRWVSLRERRLGFAP, encoded by the coding sequence ATGGCATCATCCTACTACCTGCGCATCAAAGAGCTGCCACCCTCGGAGCAGCCCCGTGAGCGCTTGCGCGACTATGGTCCGCAGGCCCTCTCCGATGCCGAGCTGCTAGCGATCCTGCTGCGCGTCGGCGTGCCCGGCATGAACGTGGTGCACCTGGCGCAAAAGCTGCTCAGCGAGCATGGGGGCTGGATCGGTCTGCAACGGCTCAGCTTTGAGGAGCTGACGCGCATTCACGGCTTGGGCGCGGCCAAGGCGGCGCAGGTCAAGGCGGCGCTAGAGATCGGGCGGCGTTTGTTGTTGCAGCAACCCGAGCAGCGGCCACAGATTACCAGCCCGGCCGATGTGGCCAGTCTGCTCATGGTCGAGATGAGCCACCTGGAGCAGGAACATCTGCGCGTTGTGCTGCTCAATACCAAGAACTATGTGCTCAAGATCGAGACGGTCTATATCGGTTCGATCAACAGCTCGGCGGTGCGCATCGGCGAGGTCTTCAAAACGGCGCTGAAGCAGAATGCCGCGTCGATTATTGTGGTGCACAACCATCCCTCGGGTGATCCCACGCCTTCGCCGGAAGATGTCGCCGTGACGCGTCAGTTGGTCGAGGCCGGTAAGCTGCTCGATGTCGAGCTGCTCGATCACCTGATCATCGGCCATGGCCGCTGGGTCAGCCTGCGCGAGCGGCGGCTCGGTTTTGCACCTTGA
- a CDS encoding sugar phosphate isomerase/epimerase family protein: MLWRQEEDLIDHFIGDFDPARRRDAIENMRVLLSVIAELGGHGAIPPAAYGMFSRRLPPFEPPRSPEEDRAVLIEGLTALGEHAAREGVVVLFEPLNRYEDHMVNTLAQAVALCRAVALPTVRVMADVFHLHIAERDPAAAIIAAGDELRHGHLADSNRLQPGAGHLDPRPILAAPHCSGYDGYLALECRLAGEPHAALAGAAAYLRALLAPFVH; this comes from the coding sequence TTGCTTTGGCGCCAGGAGGAAGACCTCATAGACCACTTCATCGGCGACTTCGATCCCGCCCGGCGGCGTGACGCGATCGAGAACATGCGGGTGCTGTTGTCGGTGATCGCCGAACTAGGCGGGCATGGCGCGATCCCGCCGGCGGCCTATGGCATGTTTTCGCGCCGGCTGCCGCCGTTTGAGCCGCCGCGCTCTCCGGAGGAAGACCGAGCGGTGTTGATCGAGGGTCTGACCGCGCTGGGCGAGCATGCCGCGCGCGAAGGCGTGGTCGTGCTGTTCGAACCGCTCAACCGCTACGAAGACCACATGGTCAATACTCTGGCCCAGGCGGTCGCGCTGTGCCGTGCCGTCGCGCTCCCCACGGTGCGCGTCATGGCCGATGTCTTCCACCTGCACATCGCAGAGCGCGACCCGGCGGCAGCGATCATCGCCGCGGGCGACGAGCTACGGCATGGGCACCTGGCCGACAGCAATCGCCTCCAACCGGGCGCGGGCCACCTCGATCCGCGCCCGATCCTGGCCGCGCCGCACTGCAGCGGCTACGATGGCTATCTGGCGCTGGAGTGCCGCCTCGCGGGCGAGCCACACGCGGCGCTGGCCGGCGCGGCCGCCTACCTGCGCGCCCTGCTCGCTCCCTTCGTGCACTGA